One genomic region from Luteitalea sp. encodes:
- a CDS encoding DUF4038 domain-containing protein, with protein sequence MRTALFRAAAAVLTGAAALAAGSPALAGPLPALKVSENRRFLVTADNRPFFWLGDTAWELFHRLNREEAERYLKNRAERRFTVIQAVALAELDGLNVPNAYGHTPLKNNDPAQPNEKYFAHVDWILAKANDLGLYVGLLPTWGDKWNKKWGVGPEIFTPETARVYGEWLGRRYRDANVIWIVGGDRPIENDVHREIVRAMAQGLRAGDGGAHLITFHPPGGTGSSTWFHDEPWLDFNMRQNGHVTEFTGRYDKTREDYDRTPVKPVLDGEPIYEDHPVSFNAKELGHSIASDVRRTLYWDLFTGAFGHTYGHHSVWQMWTPERDPVNDPLMPWTKAIEQPGAAQMQHGRALMESRPFLTRVPDPDIIVSSRVPTSVPGAGRYRFVGTRDAEGTYAMVYAPVGRTFLVRMDKIAGPRVRASWFDPRTGTATVIGTFPNTGERTFTPPDAGEMLDWVLVLDDESRAYPLPGARQGIK encoded by the coding sequence ATGCGAACAGCCCTCTTTCGCGCGGCGGCGGCCGTGCTGACCGGCGCCGCGGCGCTCGCGGCCGGCAGCCCCGCACTCGCGGGACCGCTGCCGGCGCTGAAGGTCTCCGAGAACCGGCGCTTTCTCGTGACGGCGGACAACCGGCCGTTCTTCTGGCTCGGTGACACGGCCTGGGAGCTGTTTCACCGCCTGAACCGGGAAGAAGCGGAGCGGTACCTGAAGAACCGCGCCGAGCGCCGTTTCACCGTGATCCAGGCTGTAGCGCTGGCGGAGCTCGACGGGCTGAACGTCCCGAATGCCTACGGGCACACGCCCCTGAAGAACAACGACCCGGCGCAGCCGAACGAGAAGTACTTTGCTCACGTCGACTGGATCCTCGCGAAAGCGAACGACCTCGGCCTGTACGTCGGACTCCTGCCCACGTGGGGCGACAAGTGGAACAAGAAATGGGGCGTCGGACCGGAGATCTTCACGCCGGAGACCGCCCGCGTGTACGGCGAATGGCTCGGCCGACGGTACAGGGACGCGAACGTCATCTGGATTGTCGGCGGCGACCGGCCCATCGAGAACGATGTGCACCGGGAAATCGTGCGGGCCATGGCGCAGGGGCTCAGGGCAGGTGATGGCGGCGCCCATCTCATCACGTTCCATCCCCCCGGAGGGACCGGTTCGTCCACCTGGTTCCATGACGAGCCGTGGCTCGACTTCAACATGCGGCAGAACGGGCATGTGACGGAGTTCACGGGACGCTACGACAAGACCCGGGAGGACTACGACCGAACGCCGGTGAAGCCGGTGCTGGACGGCGAGCCCATCTACGAAGACCACCCGGTCTCGTTCAACGCCAAAGAGCTGGGGCACTCGATCGCGAGCGACGTCCGGCGGACGCTGTACTGGGACCTGTTCACGGGGGCGTTCGGTCACACGTACGGTCATCATTCCGTCTGGCAGATGTGGACTCCCGAACGAGATCCCGTCAACGATCCTCTGATGCCGTGGACCAAGGCCATCGAGCAGCCGGGCGCAGCACAGATGCAGCACGGCAGGGCGCTGATGGAGTCCAGGCCGTTTTTGACCCGTGTGCCCGACCCTGACATCATCGTGAGCAGCCGGGTGCCAACGAGCGTGCCCGGCGCCGGACGATATCGCTTTGTCGGCACCCGTGACGCGGAAGGCACCTATGCGATGGTATACGCACCGGTTGGACGCACCTTTTTAGTGCGGATGGACAAGATCGCTGGCCCCCGCGTGAGGGCCTCGTGGTTCGATCCGCGCACCGGAACGGCGACCGTTATCGGAACCTTCCCGAACACTGGGGAGCGGACGTTCACCCCGCCGGATGCCGGGGAGATGCTCGACTGGGTGCTCGTCCTTGATGACGAATCCAGAGCCTACCCGCTGCCCGGTGCACGCCAGGGCATCAAGTAA
- a CDS encoding AraC family transcriptional regulator, which yields MCPAVRPSRAWDDLLAACSRLPFEPHDIAAQLDSRGRYEIPLDEEFALAIKLFHYSSLRHTRGATWHERLELFVPLDGRTLFRMRDETAKLRRGDLLVVDNLTLHHVVDFPGFNTRAIVISFRPEFVYSLGSPSYDYAFLLPFHPRRKPQTRIVALPRAPEAADALRRLIECRFGSRNGPMQRAGCKAFLLQLLFELGRRLPASELMHWEFLRHQQRSLRLKPVFDHVREHYAERLTIAEAARIAGMSRPQFMKTFKKVAGMTLVAYLNHVRLSNGSRLLRETGLTIAEIASEVGFSDQSYFDKRFKRAFGRSPREFRLGLSGQNPPRI from the coding sequence ATGTGCCCCGCGGTTCGGCCATCGCGCGCCTGGGACGATCTGCTCGCCGCCTGCTCGCGGCTGCCGTTCGAGCCACACGACATCGCGGCGCAGCTCGATTCGCGCGGACGCTATGAGATACCGCTCGACGAGGAGTTCGCACTTGCGATCAAGCTGTTTCACTACTCCTCGCTCAGGCACACCCGCGGCGCCACCTGGCACGAGCGTCTCGAGCTGTTCGTTCCGCTGGACGGCCGGACGCTCTTCCGCATGCGCGACGAGACGGCGAAACTCCGCCGCGGTGACCTGCTCGTCGTGGACAATCTCACGCTCCACCACGTCGTCGACTTTCCCGGGTTCAATACGCGGGCGATCGTGATCTCGTTCCGGCCCGAGTTCGTCTACAGCCTGGGCTCGCCGTCGTACGACTATGCGTTTCTGCTGCCCTTCCATCCGCGTCGGAAGCCGCAGACGCGCATTGTCGCGTTGCCGCGCGCCCCGGAGGCCGCCGATGCGCTGCGGCGGCTGATCGAGTGCCGCTTCGGTTCGAGAAACGGACCGATGCAGCGGGCGGGCTGCAAGGCCTTCCTGCTGCAGCTCCTCTTCGAACTCGGGCGCCGTCTCCCCGCCTCCGAGCTGATGCACTGGGAGTTCCTGCGGCATCAGCAGCGCTCGCTGCGCCTGAAGCCGGTGTTCGATCACGTCCGCGAACACTATGCCGAGCGCCTTACCATTGCCGAGGCCGCCCGGATCGCGGGGATGAGCCGGCCGCAGTTCATGAAGACCTTCAAGAAGGTGGCCGGAATGACGCTTGTGGCGTATCTGAACCACGTTCGGCTCTCGAACGGATCCCGGCTCCTGCGAGAAACGGGGCTCACGATCGCGGAAATCGCCAGCGAGGTGGGATTCTCGGACCAGAGCTACTTCGACAAGCGGTTCAAGCGGGCGTTCGGCCGGTCGCCGCGCGAGTTCCGGCTCGGCCTGAGCGGTCAAAATCCTCCCAGGATTTGA
- a CDS encoding semialdehyde dehydrogenase, whose product MSTRIALIGAGGKMGCRLTDNFLKCSYLVDYVEVGPRGLENLKARGVRVVAEDQAVEAADVVILAVPDVAMGEIAERVLRRMRPGSLLITLDPAAPLDGQIPHRDDVACVVAHPCHPSVFNWEPTEQAFRDFYGGISAKQAIICALMRGGEPHYELGVAIARDMYAPVSRVHRVSLEQMAMLEPALVETLAQTCMEAVKEGCDRVVAAGVPAEAVRDFALGHLRIQIAVLFGEVDGTFSDAAYKITRRARSVLFRDNWQRIFELSDIRDQVRDITTR is encoded by the coding sequence ATGTCCACGCGAATCGCCCTGATCGGCGCCGGCGGCAAGATGGGCTGCCGTCTGACGGACAACTTCCTCAAGTGCTCGTATCTCGTCGACTACGTCGAGGTGGGCCCGCGGGGCCTTGAGAACCTGAAGGCTCGCGGCGTTCGGGTGGTTGCCGAGGACCAGGCCGTCGAGGCCGCCGACGTCGTGATCCTTGCGGTCCCCGATGTCGCCATGGGCGAGATCGCCGAGCGCGTGCTCCGCCGGATGCGTCCGGGCTCACTGCTCATAACGCTCGACCCGGCCGCGCCTCTCGATGGGCAGATCCCCCACCGGGACGATGTGGCATGCGTGGTGGCGCATCCGTGCCACCCCTCGGTGTTCAACTGGGAGCCGACCGAGCAGGCGTTCCGGGATTTCTACGGGGGCATCTCGGCGAAGCAGGCGATCATCTGCGCGTTGATGCGCGGCGGCGAACCGCACTACGAGCTCGGCGTCGCAATCGCCAGGGACATGTACGCGCCGGTCAGCCGAGTTCACCGCGTGAGCCTCGAGCAAATGGCGATGCTCGAACCCGCGCTGGTCGAGACACTCGCGCAGACGTGCATGGAAGCCGTGAAGGAAGGCTGCGATCGGGTCGTCGCCGCGGGGGTTCCAGCGGAGGCGGTTCGTGACTTCGCCCTCGGGCACCTGCGGATTCAGATTGCGGTGCTCTTCGGCGAGGTGGACGGCACGTTCTCCGATGCGGCGTACAAGATCACCCGTCGCGCACGGTCGGTGCTCTTCAGGGACAACTGGCAGCGGATTTTCGAGCTTTCAGACATCCGCGACCAGGTGCGCGACATCACGACGCGGTGA
- the rbsC gene encoding ribose ABC transporter permease (functions to transport ribose at high affinity; forms a complex with RbsA2C2B) has protein sequence MNRANTYARTAALSRLLRAAPALLLASALLLVGLQSDRFLTGDSATQILAQAAPTIVVAVGMTFVLLTGGVDLSVGALMFIAAGLAGHLALGGWPLSVAALAMVGLGLAGGAVNAWLVTRFRLVPFVATLSTLYIGRGLGRWITETRAINLPEPFLAFGAGSWLGIPLIAWVAAGVALVGQFVLSSTPFGRQLYALGASADAARKTGIHTIRTTAAVYVISGGCAGLAGLLALSRLGTVSPRFGELYEFEAITAAVLGGTSLYGGRGRVLPGTVAGALLLKTIFSALVILQANPYLYPLITAAVIFAAVLLDTLRRRAGAPGEALR, from the coding sequence GTGAACCGGGCCAACACCTACGCGCGAACGGCCGCCTTGAGCCGCCTGCTGCGGGCAGCGCCCGCGCTGCTGCTGGCCTCGGCCCTGCTGCTCGTCGGCCTGCAATCCGACCGCTTTCTCACCGGCGACAGCGCGACGCAGATCCTGGCGCAGGCCGCACCCACCATCGTCGTCGCGGTCGGCATGACGTTTGTGCTGCTGACGGGAGGCGTCGACCTGTCGGTGGGGGCGCTCATGTTCATCGCCGCCGGTCTCGCCGGGCATCTGGCGCTCGGGGGCTGGCCGCTCAGCGTCGCGGCCCTGGCGATGGTGGGCTTGGGTCTCGCGGGCGGCGCGGTGAACGCATGGCTCGTGACCCGCTTCCGCCTGGTTCCGTTCGTGGCGACGCTGTCGACGCTATACATTGGCCGTGGGCTGGGGCGATGGATCACCGAGACGCGAGCGATCAACTTGCCGGAACCGTTCCTGGCATTCGGCGCCGGCTCCTGGCTAGGGATCCCGCTGATTGCGTGGGTGGCCGCCGGAGTCGCCCTCGTGGGCCAATTCGTCCTGTCGTCGACGCCGTTCGGCCGGCAGCTCTATGCCCTCGGCGCCAGCGCGGATGCCGCACGCAAAACGGGTATCCATACCATCCGCACGACCGCCGCCGTGTACGTGATCAGCGGCGGCTGCGCCGGCCTCGCCGGCCTGCTGGCGCTCTCGCGTCTGGGAACGGTATCGCCGCGATTCGGCGAGCTGTACGAGTTCGAGGCGATCACGGCCGCGGTGCTCGGCGGCACCAGCCTGTACGGCGGACGGGGCCGCGTGCTCCCCGGAACGGTGGCCGGTGCGCTGCTGCTGAAGACGATCTTCAGCGCTCTTGTCATCCTCCAGGCCAACCCGTATCTCTATCCCCTGATTACCGCGGCGGTCATTTTCGCCGCCGTGCTCCTCGATACGCTGCGGAGGCGGGCCGGCGCGCCCGGGGAGGCGCTCCGCTAG